One window of Deinococcus planocerae genomic DNA carries:
- a CDS encoding SCP2 sterol-binding domain-containing protein, whose amino-acid sequence MSPYRDAAHLQALLDRVLRQGYAAPEAGLILRQRLALAFVLTAPDLRARVDGRDGQEAHVTFGEDAAGPADLTFQMDGDTAHAFWMGELNPVAAMASGRMRIGGGLLRALALAPGLPHLQQAYREAYAADPGGEMGR is encoded by the coding sequence ATGAGCCCCTACCGCGACGCCGCGCACCTCCAGGCCCTCCTCGACCGGGTGCTCAGGCAGGGGTACGCGGCCCCGGAGGCGGGCCTGATCCTGCGCCAGCGCCTCGCCCTGGCCTTTGTGCTCACGGCTCCCGACCTGCGCGCCCGGGTGGATGGCCGCGACGGTCAGGAGGCCCACGTCACCTTCGGGGAGGACGCCGCCGGGCCCGCCGACCTCACCTTTCAGATGGACGGCGACACCGCGCACGCCTTCTGGATGGGCGAGCTGAACCCGGTCGCGGCGATGGCGTCGGGGCGGATGCGCATCGGGGGCGGCCTGCTGCGGGCCCTGGCCCTCGCGCCGGGGCTGCCGCACCTCCAGCAGGCGTACCGGGAGGCGTACGCGGCGGACCCCGGCGGGGAGATGGGGCGCTAG
- a CDS encoding PLP-dependent aminotransferase family protein has product MTTPTLPVPDFTARMAERARRMNASAIREILKITQEPDVISFAGGLPAPELFPIEDVRRATDAVLTRYGAAALQYSTTEGHPPLRRWIADRAGIQPHNVQIVTGSQQGLDLLGKVLIDEGDVVLVESPTYLGALQSFQPYGPRYVQLPTDDHGIDVDALEAVLRAQPAKLLYAIPNFQNPTGRTLSLERRRRLVELTARYGVLVIEDDPYGKLRFTGEELPSLYELALELAGDPERSHVIYSSSFSKTLVPGLRDAWLQAATPIIGKVVQAKQGADLHTPTLNQMIVTELVDDVMPRQIELVKRAYGERARNMVAKIGEHLPAGIHHTTPEGGMFLWVTLPEGTDTQPMLARAVARKVAYVPGNPFFALGGGHNTMRLSYSSATPQQIDTGLKALGETIREALD; this is encoded by the coding sequence ATGACGACCCCTACCCTCCCCGTGCCCGACTTCACGGCGCGGATGGCCGAGCGGGCCCGGCGCATGAACGCGAGCGCCATCCGCGAGATCCTCAAGATCACCCAGGAACCCGACGTCATCAGCTTTGCGGGCGGCCTTCCCGCCCCCGAACTCTTCCCCATCGAGGACGTGCGCCGGGCGACGGACGCCGTGCTCACCCGCTACGGGGCGGCGGCGCTGCAATACTCCACCACCGAGGGCCACCCGCCGCTGCGCCGCTGGATCGCGGACCGGGCCGGAATCCAGCCCCACAACGTCCAGATCGTGACCGGAAGCCAGCAGGGGCTCGACCTCCTGGGCAAGGTCCTGATCGACGAGGGGGACGTGGTGCTCGTCGAGTCGCCGACGTACCTGGGGGCCTTGCAGTCCTTCCAGCCGTACGGGCCGCGCTACGTGCAGCTTCCCACCGACGACCACGGCATCGACGTGGACGCGCTGGAGGCCGTGCTGAGGGCCCAGCCCGCCAAGCTGCTCTACGCCATCCCCAATTTCCAGAACCCGACGGGCCGCACGCTCAGCCTGGAGCGCCGCCGCCGATTGGTCGAGCTGACGGCGCGGTACGGGGTGCTCGTGATCGAGGACGACCCCTACGGCAAGCTGCGCTTCACGGGCGAGGAGTTGCCGAGCCTCTACGAACTGGCGCTGGAGCTGGCGGGCGACCCCGAGCGCAGCCATGTCATCTACTCCAGTTCCTTTTCCAAGACGCTCGTGCCGGGGCTGCGCGACGCCTGGCTCCAGGCCGCCACGCCCATCATCGGCAAGGTGGTGCAGGCGAAGCAGGGGGCGGACCTCCACACGCCGACCCTCAACCAGATGATCGTCACCGAACTCGTGGACGACGTGATGCCGCGCCAGATCGAGCTCGTCAAGCGGGCCTACGGGGAGCGGGCGCGGAACATGGTGGCGAAGATCGGCGAGCACCTCCCGGCGGGCATCCACCACACCACGCCCGAGGGCGGGATGTTCCTGTGGGTCACGCTGCCGGAGGGGACCGATACCCAGCCCATGCTCGCGCGGGCGGTGGCGCGCAAGGTGGCCTACGTGCCGGGCAACCCCTTCTTCGCGCTGGGCGGCGGGCACAACACCATGCGCCTGAGCTATTCGAGCGCGACACCGCAACAGATCGACACCGGGTTGAAAGCACTGGGGGAGACGATCCGGGAGGCGCTGGACTGA
- a CDS encoding S8 family peptidase, translated as MRNKKAILLLGAALTLGGASTAGAGSLSPTLLERAKRGDQSTVGVIVRFKVSNDVRGRGLFKNARAQLQNRLKQLGPAAGFVSQALNSGRATQLWLDESVYLPMTPVQARVLATLPFVDAVFENFRVQVPRAVALSQASAPSGTPWHLQSIGAPQAWAAGLRGQNVRIGHLDTGIDPNHPELAGKLAAFAEFDANGDRTGGGPRDSSNHGTHTAGLLVGKGVGVAPDARLISALVLPNGEGTFAQVIAGMQYVLDPDNNADTDDGADVVNMSLGIPGTYDEFITPVQNMLKAGVVPVFAIGNFGPGSSTTGSPGNLPDAIGVGAVDRNGQVASFSSRGPVAWQGQINGVFVKPDIAAPGVEITSAFPNGQYGALSGSSQASPIAAGAVALMLGAKPGTGVDAVKQALFGSASNAGSKNNNVGYGLINVPGALGRLGVNLEGNRPAPQPQPQPQPQPQPQPQPAPSAGRPAGPAGFEFCSMEFEDCKFQGQREAAFGAQGKFATGIGTDGFKCTVEEWGVDPIVNVKKACFIRNVQQGGSAPAPAPTPAPAPAPTPSPSAGKKPSVLLVDDDAGQGADVTSALREAIKANAASGGAFVWNVQAQGAVPLSELRQADIVVWATGEQYQNTITAQDQNTLRQYLAGGGRLLVTGQDIGYDIGTGDFYQGTLKTRFVADSSGNPRFVTRRAFGTATYTLNGQGSAGNQYYPDVIADLSGSETVAGWGSADARASTVNAQSIRVDPNRNRAAQKVQDPRGLVERLAANVVGSILRQVFQGQQPSARPRVTAQNAGENAGAIVVNDAGKYRTVNMGFGLEGLSPQNRSALMKTSFDWLMR; from the coding sequence ATGAGGAACAAGAAAGCCATTCTCCTGCTCGGGGCGGCCCTCACCCTGGGGGGCGCGAGCACGGCGGGCGCGGGGTCGCTCTCGCCGACCCTGCTGGAGCGGGCCAAGCGCGGCGACCAGAGCACGGTCGGCGTGATCGTGCGCTTCAAGGTCAGCAACGACGTGCGGGGCCGGGGCCTGTTCAAGAACGCCCGCGCGCAGCTCCAAAACCGCCTCAAGCAGCTCGGGCCCGCCGCCGGGTTCGTCTCGCAGGCCCTGAACTCGGGCCGGGCCACCCAACTGTGGCTCGACGAGAGTGTCTACCTCCCCATGACGCCCGTGCAGGCGCGCGTGCTCGCCACGCTGCCCTTCGTGGACGCCGTGTTCGAGAACTTCCGGGTGCAGGTGCCGCGCGCGGTGGCCCTCAGCCAGGCCTCGGCGCCGAGCGGCACCCCCTGGCACCTCCAGAGTATCGGGGCGCCCCAGGCGTGGGCGGCGGGCCTGCGCGGCCAGAACGTCCGCATCGGGCACCTCGACACCGGCATCGATCCGAATCACCCCGAGCTGGCGGGCAAGCTCGCCGCCTTCGCGGAATTCGACGCCAACGGCGACCGCACGGGCGGCGGCCCGCGCGACTCCAGCAACCACGGCACCCACACGGCGGGCCTCCTCGTCGGCAAGGGCGTGGGCGTGGCCCCCGACGCGCGGCTCATCAGCGCGCTGGTGCTCCCGAACGGGGAAGGCACCTTCGCGCAGGTCATCGCCGGGATGCAGTACGTCCTCGACCCCGACAACAACGCGGACACCGACGACGGCGCCGACGTGGTGAACATGAGCCTGGGCATCCCCGGCACCTACGACGAGTTCATCACCCCCGTCCAGAACATGCTCAAGGCGGGCGTGGTCCCCGTCTTCGCCATCGGCAACTTCGGCCCGGGCAGCTCGACGACCGGCAGCCCCGGCAACCTCCCCGACGCCATCGGCGTGGGCGCGGTGGACCGAAACGGGCAGGTTGCCAGCTTCAGCAGCCGCGGCCCGGTCGCGTGGCAGGGCCAGATCAACGGCGTCTTCGTGAAGCCCGACATCGCCGCCCCGGGGGTGGAGATCACGAGTGCTTTCCCGAATGGGCAATACGGTGCGCTGAGCGGCAGCAGCCAGGCCAGCCCCATCGCGGCGGGTGCGGTGGCCCTGATGCTGGGCGCCAAGCCCGGCACGGGCGTGGACGCGGTGAAGCAGGCGCTCTTCGGCAGCGCGAGCAATGCGGGGAGCAAGAACAACAACGTCGGCTACGGTCTGATCAACGTGCCCGGCGCCCTCGGCAGGCTCGGGGTGAACCTGGAGGGGAACCGGCCCGCGCCGCAACCCCAGCCCCAACCTCAGCCGCAGCCTCAACCCCAGCCGCAGCCCGCGCCCTCGGCGGGGCGGCCCGCGGGTCCGGCGGGCTTCGAGTTCTGCTCAATGGAGTTCGAGGACTGCAAGTTCCAGGGCCAGAGGGAGGCCGCCTTCGGCGCGCAGGGCAAGTTCGCCACCGGCATCGGCACGGACGGCTTCAAGTGCACGGTCGAGGAGTGGGGCGTGGACCCCATCGTCAACGTGAAGAAGGCGTGCTTTATCCGTAACGTGCAACAGGGGGGCTCGGCGCCGGCGCCCGCGCCCACCCCGGCCCCGGCCCCCGCGCCCACGCCCTCCCCGAGCGCGGGCAAGAAGCCCTCGGTCCTCCTCGTCGACGACGACGCGGGGCAGGGCGCGGACGTGACGAGCGCGCTGCGCGAGGCGATCAAGGCGAACGCCGCGTCCGGCGGGGCCTTCGTGTGGAATGTGCAGGCGCAGGGTGCCGTGCCCCTGAGCGAGCTGCGGCAGGCCGACATCGTGGTCTGGGCGACGGGCGAGCAGTACCAGAACACGATCACCGCCCAGGACCAGAACACGCTGCGCCAGTACCTCGCGGGCGGGGGTCGCCTCCTCGTGACCGGGCAGGACATCGGCTACGACATCGGCACGGGCGACTTCTACCAGGGCACGCTGAAGACCCGCTTCGTGGCCGACAGCAGCGGCAATCCCCGGTTCGTCACGCGCCGGGCGTTCGGCACCGCGACCTACACCCTCAACGGGCAGGGCAGCGCCGGAAATCAGTACTACCCGGACGTGATCGCCGACCTCAGCGGCAGCGAGACCGTCGCGGGCTGGGGGAGTGCCGACGCCCGCGCGAGCACGGTCAACGCCCAGAGCATCCGGGTGGACCCCAACCGCAACCGCGCCGCGCAGAAGGTGCAAGACCCGCGCGGCCTCGTCGAGCGCCTCGCCGCCAATGTGGTCGGCAGCATCCTGCGCCAGGTGTTCCAGGGCCAGCAACCTTCGGCGCGCCCCCGCGTCACCGCCCAGAACGCGGGCGAGAACGCCGGAGCCATCGTGGTGAACGACGCGGGCAAATACCGCACGGTGAACATGGGCTTCGGTCTGGAGGGGCTCTCGCCGCAAAACCGCAGCGCCCTGATGAAGACGAGCTTCGACTGGCTGATGAGGTAG
- a CDS encoding nucleotide exchange factor GrpE → MTGNDDTKSTNEQTTQGKQDARAETKTIDADLPETETDNMDEDAELGAFPDMDENMFGQVQEMMARLERVGELEQENADLRGRLGRLAADFESYRRRTQGDVDAAQSQGVAKAAGALMPVYDDLDRAVSMGGSDASKLIPGVQAVQATVLRVFGTLGLEATGREGEPFDPQWHEALQVVPGDEDDVIVQVYQLGFRMGDRLVRPARVVVSRKG, encoded by the coding sequence ATGACCGGTAACGACGACACGAAAAGCACGAACGAGCAGACGACCCAGGGCAAGCAGGACGCCCGCGCCGAGACGAAGACCATCGACGCCGACCTCCCCGAGACCGAGACCGACAACATGGACGAGGACGCCGAACTGGGGGCCTTTCCCGACATGGACGAGAACATGTTCGGGCAGGTGCAGGAGATGATGGCGCGGCTGGAGCGCGTGGGCGAGTTGGAGCAGGAGAACGCCGACCTGCGGGGTCGCCTGGGCCGCCTCGCCGCCGACTTCGAGAGCTACCGCCGCCGCACCCAGGGGGACGTGGACGCCGCCCAGAGCCAGGGGGTCGCCAAGGCCGCCGGGGCCCTGATGCCTGTCTACGACGACCTTGACCGCGCGGTGAGCATGGGGGGCAGTGACGCCTCCAAGCTGATCCCCGGCGTGCAGGCCGTCCAGGCGACCGTGCTGCGCGTTTTCGGCACCCTCGGGCTGGAGGCGACGGGCCGGGAAGGCGAGCCCTTCGACCCGCAGTGGCACGAGGCGCTGCAAGTCGTGCCCGGCGACGAGGACGACGTGATCGTGCAGGTCTACCAGCTCGGCTTCCGGATGGGGGACCGCCTGGTGCGGCCCGCGCGGGTGGTGGTGAGCAGGAAAGGATAA
- a CDS encoding CBS domain-containing protein, protein MPTLRDIMTPNPVTVDPQATLKEVATLMLEQDIGAVLVMEGDRPTGIITDRDIVIRAVAYGHDYGTAVTDYTTGDVVTMDADTSVEQAAGEMARLQLRRLPVTENGRVVGMVSLGDLAVRAEGNADEQALQGVSVPSDQNNS, encoded by the coding sequence ATGCCGACACTTCGAGACATCATGACGCCCAACCCCGTCACCGTAGACCCGCAGGCGACGCTCAAGGAGGTCGCCACGCTGATGCTGGAGCAAGACATCGGCGCGGTGCTGGTCATGGAGGGCGACCGACCGACGGGCATCATCACCGACCGCGACATCGTGATCCGGGCGGTCGCCTACGGCCACGACTACGGCACGGCGGTCACCGACTACACGACGGGCGACGTGGTGACGATGGACGCCGACACCTCCGTCGAGCAGGCCGCCGGAGAGATGGCCCGGCTGCAACTGCGCCGCCTGCCCGTCACCGAGAATGGCCGCGTGGTGGGCATGGTCAGCCTCGGCGACCTCGCCGTGCGCGCCGAGGGCAACGCCGACGAGCAGGCCCTCCAGGGCGTGAGCGTGCCGAGCGACCAGAACAACAGCTAA
- the fba gene encoding class II fructose-1,6-bisphosphate aldolase produces MLVTGNDILVPARAGKYGVGAFNTNNMEITQAIIHTAEKLRSPVIVQMSEGAIKYGGQDLANIVKDLATRATVPVALHLDHGSSYENALKAIKMGFTSVMIDASHHAFEENVRETRRVVEAAHAMGISVESELGRLGGIEEHVVVDEKDAFLTDPEEAVQFVEETGTDYLAIAIGTSHGAYKGKGRPFIDQARIERIGGLLGIPLVAHGSSGVPAEIVGRFRDSGGEIGDAAGIADEDLRLACQHGIAKVNVDTDLRLAMTVGVREVLKKNPKEFDPRKVFGPAREVMAGIVEHKMGVLGSVGKA; encoded by the coding sequence ATGCTCGTGACCGGAAACGACATCCTGGTTCCTGCCCGCGCCGGAAAGTACGGCGTCGGCGCGTTCAACACCAACAACATGGAGATCACCCAGGCGATCATCCACACCGCCGAGAAGTTGCGCTCCCCCGTCATCGTGCAGATGTCGGAAGGCGCGATCAAGTACGGCGGCCAGGACCTCGCCAACATCGTCAAGGACCTCGCCACCCGCGCGACCGTGCCCGTCGCCCTGCACCTCGACCACGGCTCCTCGTACGAGAACGCCCTGAAGGCAATCAAGATGGGCTTCACCTCGGTGATGATCGACGCCTCGCACCACGCCTTCGAGGAGAACGTGCGCGAGACCCGCCGGGTGGTCGAGGCCGCGCACGCGATGGGCATCTCGGTCGAGTCCGAACTCGGGCGGCTCGGCGGCATCGAGGAGCACGTCGTCGTGGACGAGAAAGACGCCTTCCTCACCGACCCCGAGGAGGCCGTGCAGTTCGTGGAGGAGACGGGCACCGACTACCTCGCCATCGCCATCGGCACCTCGCACGGGGCGTACAAGGGCAAGGGCCGCCCCTTCATCGACCAGGCGCGCATCGAGCGGATCGGCGGCCTGCTGGGCATCCCCCTCGTCGCCCACGGGTCGAGCGGGGTGCCCGCCGAGATCGTGGGGCGCTTCCGCGACTCCGGGGGCGAGATCGGCGACGCCGCCGGGATCGCGGACGAAGACCTGCGCCTCGCCTGTCAGCACGGCATTGCCAAGGTGAACGTCGACACCGACCTCCGGCTCGCCATGACGGTCGGCGTGCGCGAGGTGCTGAAGAAAAACCCCAAGGAGTTCGACCCCCGCAAGGTCTTCGGGCCCGCCCGCGAGGTGATGGCGGGGATCGTCGAGCACAAGATGGGCGTGCTCGGGAGTGTCGGCAAGGCGTAA
- a CDS encoding DnaJ C-terminal domain-containing protein, giving the protein MAYKDYYDVLGVSRGASDADIKSAYRKLAKTFHPDKNQGDEKAAERFKEVGEAYAVLSDPEKRKVYDQFGHTGQVPPGYGGAGGGFQGGDFAGFDPSQFSDFFQGLFGMGGRRGGGFQGGGGGFSGGQVNLEDLLGGIGGTQGRRFVQNVEGELQVTLEEAFTGSDEVINVDGKRLSLRVPAGTRDGSRLRLAGQAPGGGDVLLTIRVLEDARYDLDGDDLITTVDVPAPVAALGGEVTVQTLGGSGNLKVPPGSSGGRRMRLRGQGWPKKDGTRGDLYVRLNLTVPRDLGDEERELYRRLGDLRK; this is encoded by the coding sequence ATGGCCTACAAGGACTACTACGACGTCTTGGGGGTCTCGCGCGGCGCCTCGGACGCGGACATCAAGAGCGCGTACCGCAAGCTCGCCAAGACGTTCCACCCCGACAAGAATCAGGGCGACGAGAAGGCCGCCGAACGCTTCAAGGAGGTCGGCGAGGCGTACGCGGTGCTCTCCGACCCGGAAAAGCGCAAGGTCTACGACCAGTTCGGCCACACCGGGCAGGTGCCGCCGGGCTACGGCGGGGCGGGCGGAGGCTTCCAGGGCGGCGACTTCGCGGGCTTCGACCCTTCCCAGTTCAGCGACTTCTTCCAGGGCTTATTCGGCATGGGAGGACGGCGCGGCGGTGGCTTTCAGGGTGGCGGGGGCGGCTTCTCGGGCGGGCAGGTGAACCTCGAAGACTTGCTCGGCGGAATCGGCGGCACCCAGGGGCGCAGATTCGTGCAGAACGTGGAGGGTGAACTCCAGGTCACGCTGGAGGAGGCCTTCACAGGCTCGGACGAGGTGATCAACGTGGACGGCAAGCGCCTCTCGCTGCGGGTGCCCGCCGGAACACGGGACGGCAGCCGCCTGCGCCTCGCCGGACAGGCGCCGGGGGGCGGCGACGTGCTGCTCACCATCCGGGTGCTCGAAGACGCCCGCTACGACCTCGACGGCGACGACCTGATCACCACGGTGGACGTGCCCGCGCCCGTGGCGGCGCTGGGCGGCGAGGTGACGGTGCAGACGCTGGGCGGCAGCGGCAACCTCAAGGTGCCGCCGGGCAGCAGCGGCGGGCGCCGGATGCGGCTGCGCGGGCAGGGCTGGCCGAAGAAGGACGGCACGCGCGGCGACCTGTATGTGCGGCTCAACCTCACGGTCCCGAGGGACCTGGGCGACGAGGAGAGGGAGCTGTACCGCCGGTTAGGTGACCTGCGGAAATGA
- a CDS encoding DoxX family membrane protein, producing the protein MGVTGFIGRALLASIFIKNGLDHLQNPGPIVRAARGAEIPQPELAVKANSAVMLGAGALLALGITPRAASTALAASLIPTTVIGHPFWDKSGAERFHQQTHFMKNLALFGALLAVGSRR; encoded by the coding sequence ATGGGTGTGACTGGATTCATCGGACGGGCGCTGCTGGCGAGCATCTTCATCAAAAACGGCCTGGACCACTTGCAAAACCCCGGCCCCATCGTGCGCGCGGCCCGGGGCGCCGAGATTCCCCAGCCCGAACTCGCCGTCAAGGCCAACAGCGCCGTCATGCTCGGCGCGGGCGCCCTCCTCGCCCTGGGCATCACCCCCCGCGCCGCGAGCACGGCCCTCGCCGCCAGCCTGATTCCCACCACCGTGATCGGCCACCCCTTCTGGGACAAGAGCGGCGCGGAGCGGTTTCACCAGCAGACCCACTTCATGAAGAACCTCGCCCTCTTCGGGGCGCTGCTCGCGGTGGGCAGCCGGAGGTAG
- the rph gene encoding ribonuclease PH encodes MALPARVGRDALTPRPLSVERGVNPHAPGSAHLKLGRTEILATVSVDDKPAPHMRGKKEGWLTAEYAMLPRATTDRQARERNLQNGRRHEIQRLLGRALRASVDLRHFRGQTLYVDCDVLVADGGTRVASVLAGYAALHDLADRLIHSGKLSEWPLTHVVGAASVGLVGEELRVDLDYAEDKVARADLNVVATDAGLLIEAQGGAEEGPITSEEYVRLLRAGVEAVGGLLRELHRQL; translated from the coding sequence CTGGCCCTTCCCGCCCGCGTGGGCCGTGACGCCCTGACCCCCCGCCCGCTGAGCGTCGAGCGCGGGGTGAACCCGCACGCCCCCGGCAGCGCCCACCTCAAACTGGGCCGGACCGAGATTCTCGCCACCGTCAGCGTGGACGACAAACCCGCCCCGCACATGCGCGGCAAGAAAGAAGGCTGGCTGACCGCCGAGTACGCCATGCTGCCGCGCGCGACCACCGACCGTCAGGCCCGCGAGCGCAACCTCCAGAACGGGCGGCGGCACGAGATTCAGCGGCTGCTCGGGCGGGCCCTGCGCGCCTCGGTGGACCTGCGGCACTTCCGGGGTCAGACCCTTTACGTGGACTGCGACGTGCTCGTGGCCGACGGCGGCACCCGGGTCGCCAGCGTGCTCGCCGGGTACGCGGCGCTGCACGACCTCGCCGACCGGCTGATCCACTCCGGCAAGCTGTCCGAGTGGCCGCTCACCCACGTCGTCGGGGCGGCGAGCGTGGGCCTGGTCGGGGAGGAGTTGCGGGTGGACCTCGACTACGCCGAGGACAAGGTGGCCCGCGCCGACCTGAACGTGGTCGCCACCGACGCGGGGCTGTTGATCGAGGCGCAGGGCGGGGCGGAGGAGGGGCCGATCACGTCCGAGGAGTACGTGCGGCTGCTGAGGGCCGGGGTGGAGGCGGTCGGGGGGCTCCTGCGCGAGTTGCACCGGCAGTTGTGA
- a CDS encoding class I SAM-dependent methyltransferase, producing MSVLLPAVRAALSERGEVALTVPDPDAGVGRYAGETTPYGLHRPWQVWADLADLLGAHLLTPDRAGEGRVRVRLRTYASVPAPDAGGYGAGGEWARVDKLEDPVFLFTLVEALRRVNPSDGGRVLALGVNGGRELDALPLAFPGRSLDVLGVDLDETALALARVLHPGATFRTLDVNTLPDPAQHRPELGRFDLVLALSLLQSPGVGLENVLRALRREHLTPTGGLVLGFPNARYRDGFLSYGARTRNFTRPDLSLLLADVAAARRQLQKHGFKVFVTGKYELLVTAIPAGMPTPRGLEL from the coding sequence ATGTCCGTCCTCCTGCCCGCCGTGCGCGCGGCCCTCTCGGAGCGGGGAGAGGTCGCGCTGACCGTGCCCGACCCGGACGCGGGCGTGGGCCGGTACGCGGGGGAGACGACGCCGTACGGTCTGCACCGTCCCTGGCAGGTCTGGGCCGACCTCGCCGATCTCCTCGGCGCGCACCTGCTCACCCCCGACCGGGCGGGGGAGGGGCGGGTCCGGGTGCGGCTGAGGACCTACGCCAGCGTGCCCGCCCCCGACGCGGGGGGCTACGGCGCGGGCGGCGAGTGGGCGCGGGTGGACAAGCTCGAAGACCCCGTGTTCCTCTTCACGCTGGTGGAAGCCCTGCGGCGGGTCAATCCATCGGACGGCGGACGGGTGCTCGCCCTCGGGGTGAACGGGGGGCGGGAGCTGGACGCGCTGCCCCTCGCCTTCCCGGGGCGGAGCCTCGACGTGCTCGGGGTGGACCTCGACGAGACGGCCCTCGCGCTCGCCCGCGTCCTGCATCCTGGCGCGACCTTCCGGACGCTCGACGTGAACACGCTTCCCGACCCCGCCCAGCACCGTCCGGAACTGGGCCGCTTCGACCTCGTGCTGGCGCTGAGTCTGCTCCAGAGTCCGGGGGTGGGACTGGAGAACGTGCTGCGGGCCCTGCGCCGGGAACACCTGACGCCTACCGGGGGCCTGGTCCTCGGCTTCCCGAATGCCCGTTACCGGGACGGCTTCCTCAGCTACGGCGCCCGCACGCGCAACTTCACCCGGCCCGACCTCAGCCTCCTCCTCGCCGATGTGGCCGCCGCCCGGCGCCAGCTTCAGAAACACGGCTTCAAGGTCTTCGTGACCGGGAAGTACGAACTTCTCGTGACGGCGATCCCGGCGGGCATGCCGACGCCGCGCGGGCTGGAACTTTAG
- the murI gene encoding glutamate racemase — translation MSRDAPLGVFDSGVGGLSVLAELRRALPGEDFLYLADTEHVPYGERTDEDIRDLTARAVAALHERGAKGVVVACNTASAFSLTHLRERYGSGEGPFPVIGLVPAVKPAVAATQSGVVGVLATPGTLRGSLLQGVIRQWAEPAGVRVLTAVSADLVPLVESGRAQSGEVRAVLREVLTPLRDAGADQLVLGCTHYPFLAGSIRAEFGDTFALVDSGAAVARHTRNVLCGSGLRREGTRAGSVTYLVTGNPERARAVITTLTGEGGHNSRVMQVST, via the coding sequence ATGAGCCGTGATGCCCCCCTCGGAGTCTTCGACAGCGGCGTCGGCGGCCTGAGCGTCCTCGCCGAGTTGCGGCGGGCGCTGCCGGGCGAGGACTTCCTGTACCTCGCGGACACCGAACATGTGCCCTACGGCGAGCGGACGGACGAGGACATCCGCGACCTCACGGCGCGGGCGGTGGCGGCGCTGCACGAACGGGGCGCCAAGGGCGTCGTCGTCGCGTGCAACACGGCCTCGGCCTTCAGCCTGACGCACCTGCGGGAGCGGTACGGGTCGGGCGAGGGGCCCTTCCCGGTGATCGGCCTCGTGCCCGCCGTCAAGCCCGCGGTCGCGGCCACACAGTCGGGCGTGGTGGGCGTGCTGGCGACCCCCGGCACCCTGCGGGGCTCGCTGCTGCAAGGCGTGATCCGGCAGTGGGCCGAGCCCGCCGGGGTGCGGGTCCTGACCGCTGTGAGCGCCGACCTCGTGCCGCTGGTGGAATCGGGTCGGGCGCAGAGCGGCGAGGTGCGGGCGGTGCTGCGGGAGGTCCTGACCCCGCTGCGGGACGCCGGGGCCGATCAGCTCGTCCTGGGCTGCACCCATTACCCCTTTCTGGCGGGCAGCATCCGGGCGGAGTTCGGGGACACCTTCGCCCTGGTGGACAGCGGGGCGGCGGTCGCGCGGCACACCCGCAACGTGCTGTGCGGCTCCGGCTTGCGGCGGGAGGGGACGCGGGCCGGGAGCGTCACCTACCTCGTGACGGGGAACCCGGAGCGGGCGCGGGCCGTGATCACCACGCTGACGGGCGAAGGCGGGCACAATAGCCGGGTGATGCAGGTGAGCACTTGA